Proteins from a single region of Hordeum vulgare subsp. vulgare chromosome 6H, MorexV3_pseudomolecules_assembly, whole genome shotgun sequence:
- the LOC123405988 gene encoding protein H2A.6-like gives MAGRKGGDRKKAVTRSVKAGLQFPVGRIGRYLKKGRYAQRVGSGAPVYLAAVLEYLAAEVLELAGNAAKDNKKTRIIPRHLLLAVRNDQELGRLLAGVTIAHGGVIPNINSVLLPKKSAAAAEKEATKSPKKKAATKSPKKKTAAKE, from the exons ATGGCCGGAAGGAAGGGAGGCGACAGGAAGAAGGCGGTGACCCGGTCCGTGAAGGCCGGGCTCCAGTTCCCCGTCGGCCGCATCGGGCGCTACCTCAAGAAGGGCCGCTACGCCCAGCGCGTCGGCTCCGGCGCCCCCGTCTACCTCGCCGCCGTCCTCGAGTACCTCGCCGCCGAG GTGCTTGAGCTCGCCGGCAACGCGGCCAAGGACAACAAGAAGACCCGCATCATCCCGCGGCACCTACTTCTCGCCGTCCGCAACGACCAGGAGCTCGGCAGGCTGCTCGCGGGCGTCACCATCGCCCACGGCGGCGTGATCCCCAACATCAACTCCGTGCTGCTCCCCAAGaagtccgccgccgccgccgagaaGGAGGCCACCAAGTCGCCCAAGAAGAAGGCCGCCACCAAGTCCCCCAAGAAGAAGACCGCCGCCAAGGAGTAG
- the LOC123405990 gene encoding histone H2B.4-like → MAPKAAEKKPVEKTPAGKKPKAEKKVPASKEAGGEKKGKKKSKKSVETYKIYIFKVLKQVHPDIGISSKAMSIMNSFINDIFEKLAGESAKLARYNKKPTITSREIQTSVRLVLPGELAKHAVSEGTKAVTKFTSS, encoded by the coding sequence ATGGCGCCCAAGGCTGCTGagaagaagccggtggagaagaccCCGGCGGGCAAGAAGCCCAAGGCGGAGAAGAAGGTGCCGGCGTCCAAGGAGGCCGGAGgcgagaagaagggcaagaagaagtCCAAGAAGAGCGTGGAGACGTACAAGATCTACATCTTCAAGGTGCTCAAGCAGGTTCACCCGGACATCGGCATCTCCTCCAAGGCCATGTccatcatgaactccttcatcaacgacatcttcgaGAAGCTCGCCGGCGAGTCCGCCAAGCTCGCCAGGTACAACAAGAAGCCCACCATCACGTCCCGGGAGATCCAGACCTCCGTCCGCCTCGTCCTCCCCGGCGAGCTCGCCAAGCACGCCGTCTCCGAGGGCACCAAGGCCGTCACCAAGTTCACCTCGTCCTAG
- the LOC123405991 gene encoding histone H2A.1-like — protein MAGRKGGDRKKAVTRSVKAGLQFPVGRIGRYLKKGRYAQRVGSGAPVYLAAVLEYLAAELLELAGNAAKDNKKTRIIPRHLLLAVRNDQELGRLLAGVTIAHGGVIPNINSVLLPKKSPAAAEKEAKSPKKKAATKSPKKKAPATKE, from the exons atgGCCGGAAGGAAGGGTGGCGACAGGAAGAAGGCGGTGACCAGGTCCGTGAAGGCCGGGCTCCAGTTCCCCGTCGGCCGCATCGGGCGCTACCTCAAGAAGGGCCGCTACGCCCAGCGCGTCGGCTCCGGAGCCCCCGTCTACCTCGCCGCCGTCCTCGAGTACCTCGCAGCCGAG CTCCTGGAGCTTGCCGGCAACGCGGCCAAGGACAACAAGAAGACCCGCATCATCCCGCGCCACCTGCTGCTCGCCGTCCGCAACGACCAGGAGCTCGGCCGGCTGCTCGCCGGCGTCACCATCGCCCACGGCGGCGTGATCCCCAACATCAACTCCGTGCTGCTCCCGAAGaagtcccccgccgccgccgagaaGGAGGCCAAGTCGCCCAAGAAGAAGGCCGCCACCAAGTCGCCCAAGAAGAAGGCCCCCGCCACCAAGGAGTAA